The genomic DNA ATCTGAAGTATAACATTACTCCTTTAGGAAAAATTGAGCTTTTACAAATAGGTTTTTTAACTGATTCACAGAGGAAAAGACTCTTAAGGTGTCAAAGTTTTAGAGAAGTTGCGGAGATACTTTCAGGTACGAGGTATAATGAGTTAGTAAAGTATATATTAGAGGAGGATATTATAGGATTTGAGAAAAGGTTTGAGGAGGTTTTAATTTATTGGGCGATAAAGGGATTTTTAAGAGATCCTTTATCTATTTCAATTCCGTTAGCGTATATTATAGCAAAGTATAATGAGGTGGTAAATCTTAGAATAATTGCTTTTGGTAAATATCAGGGATTAGAGAGTCATGAAATAAGGAGGGAGGTTTTGATTTTATGAAGGAGAAGGAAAGGGAAATAAGGATATTAGCGATAACTGAGGAAGGGTATGATGCTGGATTTAGGTTAGCTGGTTGTGTTACAAAGGTGGTTAAGGATGAAAGAGAGCTTTTGAGGTTGTTAGATAGTTTAATTGAGGGGGGTGAGTATGGGGTGATTCTTGTGGAGGAGACCTTGTATCAGAGGATGGATGAGAGGAAAAGGAAGAGGTATGAGGAACTATCTTTTCCTTTAGTAGTTGGTTTGAATTTAAGGG from Candidatus Hydrothermales bacterium includes the following:
- a CDS encoding V-type ATP synthase subunit F, whose translation is MKEKEREIRILAITEEGYDAGFRLAGCVTKVVKDERELLRLLDSLIEGGEYGVILVEETLYQRMDERKRKRYEELSFPLVVGLNLREEGRVDPEEHLGEIAKRTLGYRLKIK